Within the Plasmodium relictum strain SGS1 genome assembly, chromosome: 12 genome, the region ttttatctttgTTGTTCTCTTAAATGAAAAACATAATAGAattctataaaattttaattataatcctattttataatatttcttgTAGAACATATACGTTTTAATTTATGATCAATATAATTTacttctttctttttctttcttttaaagtTAATAATATTCAAATTATAAAGTACTTTATTCTTTCAAGCATATAAACTATAATGAATATTCTCACAATTTATCtgtaatattcttttttttctttttttttcttttttctttatttattaacaAATCTAAATCCGTTGAAATACTTGATATTGTTACCTTTAatgatttttaatttaactatctttttttttttgtgtatgTTAccgtttaatttttttaaagataatatatttacCCTTTCATATAggattataaataaaaataattatttaaataatagtaaATACATCCATTTTAGTAAAGCtctttttgaaaaatattacaatattaattatataaatataagaaataataaaataataaaagaaaaagaagaaaaactTTTTTCAAAAAGTTTTCATCAGAAAACACGAGAAGTAATTGAAATTGGTCAGAAAATACGTACATCAACAATGGAAGAACATAACAAAAGTGatgagaaaaataatataaaattagagAAGGAAGTTAATGAGCAAGTGAAAGATATGAGTACAATAAAtactaaaaaagaaaatgaagaaaaaagtaGAAACATTGTAAAAACTGAGAAAAATAATGTATCAGAAAAAAGtgtgataaaaaaaaaaatagataaaaagggaataaaaaaaaaaaagtcagAAATATCAACAAATAGTACATCATATCCACCGATTCCTAGTAGTCTTGAAAAAAGATGGgatgattttaaaaaaataaaagattatgcaaaaaaaacaaatgtaTATTTAGGAGCTCATATATCAGCTTCTGGTGGAGTACAAAATGCACCtgttaattcttttaatatttcggGTTTATCAtttgctttatttttaaaaaatcaaagAAAATGGGAAAGTGCATCTTTAACTTCTGATAATATTAAGAAATTTGAAGAAAATTGCAAGAAATATGAATACGACAAAAATTTGATCTTACCTCATGGATCATATCTAATAAATTTAGCTAACccagataaagaaaaaagagaaaaatcgTATTTATCCTTTTTAGATGATATTAAAAGATGTgaacaattaaaaataaaaatgtataatttCCATCCTGGTTCTACTGTTGGTTTATGTTCCGTTGAAGaaggaataaaaaatatatctgaTTGTATAAATAGAGCTCTTAAAGAAACATCTGGTGTTACAATAGTTTTAGAAAATTCAGCAGGGCAAAAAAATTCCATAGGATCAAAATTTGAGCATTTAAGAGATATTATAAATCAAGTTAATGATAAAAGCCGTATAGGAGTATGTTTAGATACATGCCACACCTTAGCAGCTggttataatataaaatcgTATGAAAGTTTCGACAAAGTAATGAAGCAATTTGATGAAATAGTAAATGCAAAATATCTCAAAGCTGTTCATCTAAATGATTCTAAATCTGATATAGGAAGTGGATTAGATAGACATGAAAACATTggaaaaggaaaattaaCTATAGatacatttaaatatattatgaattccaattattttaaaaatattccaATAATCCTAGAAACACCAGATGTAACAAATGATGAATCAGTTTATAAATACGAAattgaatatttatataagcTATGTTTAATGTAAACAAAATTatgtataataatatttcatatGAAATTTAccaatatttatatgttttctatttaaataaatcaaaatatattttaaaagattaaataataatataaaagtacTTTCATATTAACTattaaatacatatttattaaaataaataaataatatactaTTTTAAAAGTTAAAAGCATTATCAAATTATAGTATCCTTTAATTTCTagattgttttttttttttcttgtattattatattatataaattccTAAAGGaaacaatataaatttaaatagaatttctatatatatttttaatttttttttttttttcttttattattgaacactttttttttaaatataattttagaaATTAAAAGTTACTAGAGttgtattttaattttcatatcTGTTCTGATAAAGtaatatataacattttattccttatttatataacgtgataataataaatacctaattaatttattcatttaaaaaagagtTAACATCAAGTTGTTGGTCacctaattttattaaatattccATGAAGTTTTTAGGTAAAACAGGAGTATTTCTATCATCTTCGTTTTTcgtataataatatttagaAACAAAACGAAATGGTAGCATTATAGAttctttgttatttttaagatTTATTTCTGGTTCATCAATAAAGGGTATATCTTCTAATTCAATTTgatcatttaaaataatataacaaACAAGTACTGCAGTGTTTGTAGTCATCTGCATGTTACCTAAATTTcttgaaatattaaaacgAAATTTTCTTAATTCTGATGTCCTATCATCTGATGGTACGTTTCCTAAAATGCCaccaaataacaaaaaatctattttatctttatccTTACATTTTAATGTTTCACTTGCTTTCATATCTaataaacatattttatcccaattaaaatttgtttttaaatcatttattgATTCACTATAACACTTAGGTTTGTGTATACTAGATATATCACTAAATTTTGCTTCAAATTTAGTAAATATTGCATTTGTATCTTTTACAATATcacatatatgtatatattcaAGTATACACCATTCTTCTAACTCATCTAAATGttctataatatattttgtaggcatttttttatttcttcaatttttttaattttttaaatgttatatatatataatgttataataaaattttagataaaatattctttgtcatttttctttttttctttctttaaattaattttatttataaattttttttttttttctgatgcacaataagaaatatttatactaTTAAATAGTTCAcgatttatttaaaaaaaaaaaattacaaaaaataaaatttgataaacaatattgaaaaatataaaaaattactttttataagaatttattttaaataaaaaattatatatatatatatatatatatatatatatatatatatatatatatatatatatatatatatatatatttttgttcatatatttttattattttattttttttttttcttttaaatggATGATTCATATTACTTTATGTACAATGAAGAAGAAACAGAGaaagtaaaagaaataaaattagagCTACATAaagctttaaaaaaaaatagagaaaGAGTAAAACAAGTAAATAAGCCTATGGAAGCATCAAATGTAATTTCATTAATAGATGAAAAGagtaaattaaaagataaaaatgacaaaaattctttatattatAGCAAAAGCAATTATGATAAAAACTCacttaacaaaaataaagatgaatTACCTATATATTCTGATAATAGAGacagtaaaaaaatatattcaaaagAGGGTGAAAAACATTATGAAGATATCTACTTTAATGAAAGgaagaaacaaaaattaaaagataaggatagaaaaaatgataaaaacataaaagtCTACATGAAGCAAaacaataatgataataaaaatgaaaataagcATATagtagaaaagaaaaaaagaaaaataagtaGTGACAATACACCCAACAGTAAATTAAAAACTTTACCTTATTctaataaggaaaaaaaaaaaataaaaactcctTCATATGAagtaataaatgaaaaatctGTTATTTCTATAAATTCAAAAGAAAGTATATCTCACTTAAGTATTTCATCAAAATCGTCATCATCTACTAATTCATCTTCGACTAATTATTTATCATACgataagaaaaaagaaaattcttctaataaaaatttgataTCAGGTAATACTAcatctataaaaaaagacaGTATCTATtccaaaaataaaaatatatctacagaaaaatatataagaaaagagaaaaacaatataaaagaaataaattcaACAAAAAGCAGAATCTTTAAAGATCTTaatgattttaaaataaattatcagAATCTtacaaatgaagaaaaagaatattataattatatgatgaaaaaattaaatataaaatatgattCAAAAAAACACATTTTTTATAGTGATGgaatttttattgaaaattttgCCAAAATGactgaaaaagaaaatggaaAATTCAATTATATAGGTTACTTAGAATATgcatctttttatattttagaaTGGTTAACTCCTACGAAAGAGGAAAAGTTATTGAAACTAAAGTCTTTATTGAAGTTAGAACTAATTGTAAAATCTATTTTCCCTAAATCAAAAATGGAGGTGTTTGGTTCATTTGTTACAGGTTTGTCTATTCCTGGTAGCGATGTAGATGTATGCTTTATGAATGTAGATGGAGAGGATATTAATTGTCTATATATAATTGCATAtgcattaataaaattaaatatttatagtgATATAAAAATTGTTAAGGATGCTAAggtgaaaatattaaaatatactgATAGAGAAAGTGGAGTTCAAATTGATATATGTATAAACCAAAAATCGTCAAGAGAAACTACcgaatttatattaaaacaaattaaagaatatatttacCTAAGACCATTAGTATTACTTTTAAAGTTTTTTCTAAATTCtagaaatttaaatgaaacaTACACAGGAGGTATAGGGTCTTTTCTTTTATGTTGTATGGTATTACATTTTTTGCAGTTGCATCCATCCACTTTTGATAATTATACCTACAATAATACTTATTTAGTAAAATTACtaattgaattttttaatttctataGTATCGATTACAACTTAAATGATAACTGTTCTATTATGAGGGGATTAGGACATATTATGCCAAGAATGCTAAGAAAAGAATTTGAAGGATGTGATCGCATTTGTTTTGAAAACCCAATAGATACCTCTCTCGATATTGGAAGAAAtgcatataaaataaaatatattttatatctgTTTAGTTACACTTTTTGTAGTTTATTATCCCTTGTATCTAAATtgaaaagagaaaaaagtttatttataaaaaataaggagAACgaacatataaataataacagTAGTGATAACAACAATTTTGTTGAAggaagtaaaataaataccAATTCTTTATATCCATTATTCTTTGGCCACCTTATTAATCCTGATAATATTGTGTTTACTAAAAGAATAAAGGAAAATTTTCCTAGTGAAGATTGGAACATTAGCCATTTTGATTTCACTTATTCAAAACAAGAAAAGAACAATTTATTTGAAATGCTTTGTGATGATATTTCAAAGATTTTAGATCCCAGTTGTAAAATTGATCATATTAGTTTGTTTTCCGacatttcaaaaatattttctttttctataaatgtttataataatatttttaaatactcATAAgtttcttataaaaaaatgtatccATGTGAGGGTAATTTGATTTAacttttcataaattttattatattactccaatataatatttaatgaaaataaaaataataaaagaaaaaatagtaGTGAAAATAAATACAACACAACGAAAAAACTGTTTAATTCATATACAAAACTAAAATCGATccaaagttaaaaaaaaaaatttttttttttgttatgctcttattttagaaattatgtttataaatttaagttataaaaaaataaaaatactataAATGTATCcatatattacttttt harbors:
- the APN1 gene encoding apurinic/apyrimidinic endonuclease Apn1, putative, with amino-acid sequence MIFNLTIFFFLCMLPFNFFKDNIFTLSYRIINKNNYLNNSKYIHFSKALFEKYYNINYINIRNNKIIKEKEEKLFSKSFHQKTREVIEIGQKIRTSTMEEHNKSDEKNNIKLEKEVNEQVKDMSTINTKKENEEKSRNIVKTEKNNVSEKSVIKKKIDKKGIKKKKSEISTNSTSYPPIPSSLEKRWDDFKKIKDYAKKTNVYLGAHISASGGVQNAPVNSFNISGLSFALFLKNQRKWESASLTSDNIKKFEENCKKYEYDKNLILPHGSYLINLANPDKEKREKSYLSFLDDIKRCEQLKIKMYNFHPGSTVGLCSVEEGIKNISDCINRALKETSGVTIVLENSAGQKNSIGSKFEHLRDIINQVNDKSRIGVCLDTCHTLAAGYNIKSYESFDKVMKQFDEIVNAKYLKAVHLNDSKSDIGSGLDRHENIGKGKLTIDTFKYIMNSNYFKNIPIILETPDVTNDESVYKYEIEYLYKLCLM
- a CDS encoding SAM-dependent RNA methyltransferase, putative, yielding MPTKYIIEHLDELEEWCILEYIHICDIVKDTNAIFTKFEAKFSDISSIHKPKCYSESINDLKTNFNWDKICLLDMKASETLKCKDKDKIDFLLFGGILGNVPSDDRTSELRKFRFNISRNLGNMQMTTNTAVLVCYIILNDQIELEDIPFIDEPEINLKNNKESIMLPFRFVSKYYYTKNEDDRNTPVLPKNFMEYLIKLGDQQLDVNSFLNE
- a CDS encoding nucleotidyltransferase, putative, with the translated sequence MDDSYYFMYNEEETEKVKEIKLELHKALKKNRERVKQVNKPMEASNVISLIDEKSKLKDKNDKNSLYYSKSNYDKNSLNKNKDELPIYSDNRDSKKIYSKEGEKHYEDIYFNERKKQKLKDKDRKNDKNIKVYMKQNNNDNKNENKHIVEKKKRKISSDNTPNSKLKTLPYSNKEKKKIKTPSYEVINEKSVISINSKESISHLSISSKSSSSTNSSSTNYLSYDKKKENSSNKNLISGNTTSIKKDSIYSKNKNISTEKYIRKEKNNIKEINSTKSRIFKDLNDFKINYQNLTNEEKEYYNYMMKKLNIKYDSKKHIFYSDGIFIENFAKMTEKENGKFNYIGYLEYASFYILEWLTPTKEEKLLKLKSLLKLELIVKSIFPKSKMEVFGSFVTGLSIPGSDVDVCFMNVDGEDINCLYIIAYALIKLNIYSDIKIVKDAKVKILKYTDRESGVQIDICINQKSSRETTEFILKQIKEYIYLRPLVLLLKFFLNSRNLNETYTGGIGSFLLCCMVLHFLQLHPSTFDNYTYNNTYLVKLLIEFFNFYSIDYNLNDNCSIMRGLGHIMPRMLRKEFEGCDRICFENPIDTSLDIGRNAYKIKYILYLFSYTFCSLLSLVSKLKREKSLFIKNKENEHINNNSSDNNNFVEGSKINTNSLYPLFFGHLINPDNIVFTKRIKENFPSEDWNISHFDFTYSKQEKNNLFEMLCDDISKILDPSCKIDHISLFSDISKIFSFSINVYNNIFKYS